One window from the genome of Moorena sp. SIOASIH encodes:
- a CDS encoding transposase: protein MYKTIPVKAVFTDEEKAFWVFQCQQANSLINCAIYYTKQKHYKWLEEQTEAFITYWHGDELRFGWKTYKCSTKYPALDKALKMSPHYKAMAAQSAQQTLKTVGESIASYNQLVGLYYKEKVDRPKLLRYRKKGGLAAVTFPRQALNYKKGLFYPSISKETKPELITEIALQPPDFIDPDWVKEVTVRPNLGQLWIDWVIDDGKQPVEHNPNLDYSQAWSFDHGGTNWLTGVSTQGKSLIIDGRKLKSLNQGYARLIAKYKAGKPQFYWDANLDRVVRKRNNQIRDVINKAARFIINRCLNDRIGNIIIGWNEGQKNCSNMGKRGNQNFVVIPTKRLIERLKQLCPEYGIKLTITEEAYTSKASYLDDDSLPFHGEKPKGWTPSGRRVRRGLYKTSDGWLINADCNGAANIVRKVATQLNLDLTKVGRGSLTVPHRYDVFNSLKKSYRKRSEEARFQPAS from the coding sequence GTGTACAAAACAATCCCAGTAAAAGCAGTATTTACAGACGAAGAAAAAGCTTTCTGGGTCTTTCAATGTCAGCAGGCGAATAGCCTAATTAATTGTGCAATTTATTACACTAAACAAAAACACTACAAATGGCTGGAGGAGCAGACAGAAGCTTTTATTACTTATTGGCATGGAGATGAATTAAGGTTTGGATGGAAAACCTATAAATGTAGTACTAAATACCCGGCATTGGATAAAGCCTTGAAAATGAGTCCTCATTACAAAGCAATGGCGGCTCAATCGGCGCAGCAGACATTAAAGACAGTAGGGGAATCCATTGCTAGCTACAATCAACTAGTAGGTCTTTACTACAAAGAAAAGGTCGATAGACCTAAACTACTTCGGTATCGCAAGAAAGGCGGACTAGCAGCTGTTACTTTTCCTCGTCAAGCTCTTAATTACAAGAAAGGATTATTTTATCCGTCGATCAGTAAAGAAACTAAGCCTGAATTGATTACTGAAATTGCCCTACAGCCGCCAGATTTTATAGATCCGGACTGGGTAAAAGAAGTGACTGTTCGTCCAAATCTGGGGCAGTTATGGATTGATTGGGTGATTGATGACGGAAAGCAGCCAGTGGAACACAACCCTAACCTGGACTATTCCCAAGCTTGGAGTTTTGATCACGGTGGAACAAACTGGCTAACCGGGGTTTCGACTCAGGGAAAAAGCCTAATCATTGATGGTCGAAAATTAAAATCTCTGAATCAAGGATATGCTCGGTTAATTGCCAAGTACAAAGCGGGCAAGCCGCAATTTTACTGGGATGCCAATCTGGATCGGGTAGTGCGAAAGCGGAATAACCAGATCAGAGATGTGATTAACAAGGCGGCTAGGTTTATTATTAATCGGTGTCTAAACGATCGCATTGGAAATATCATTATTGGATGGAATGAAGGGCAGAAGAATTGTTCCAATATGGGAAAACGGGGCAATCAGAATTTTGTGGTCATTCCAACAAAAAGACTTATCGAACGGCTAAAACAACTTTGCCCTGAGTATGGGATTAAACTGACAATTACCGAAGAAGCGTATACCAGCAAAGCGTCTTACCTTGATGACGACAGCCTCCCATTTCATGGTGAAAAACCCAAAGGATGGACACCGTCAGGAAGAAGAGTTCGGCGCGGGTTGTACAAAACCTCTGATGGTTGGCTGATTAATGCTGACTGTAATGGTGCTGCAAACATAGTCAGAAAAGTAGCCACACAGTTAAATCTAGATTTAACCAAGGTGGGTAGGGGATCCTTGACAGTCCCACATCGTTATGACGTTTTCAATTCCCTGAAAAAATCATACCGCAAAAGAAGTGAAGAGGCTCGGTTTCAACCAGCCTCGTAA
- a CDS encoding chemotaxis protein CheW, whose translation MDDSTLEKFMVFQIADYSLCLPIRDVLKVVNFTTEIKREMKTMGLVQLGKHTIKVWDLHQQLGDGSLPHQSPNQRFLVIIRPRDSELWGIFVDDLPNLVELPEDMMRPIPKSYRQASVLEMISHAAVIPNEASTQKIFLLDLQQVGALTP comes from the coding sequence ATGGACGATTCAACACTAGAAAAATTCATGGTTTTTCAGATTGCTGATTATTCCCTATGTCTACCGATTAGGGATGTCCTGAAAGTGGTTAATTTTACCACTGAAATCAAAAGGGAGATGAAAACTATGGGATTAGTTCAGCTAGGCAAGCATACCATTAAGGTTTGGGATTTACATCAGCAGTTGGGTGATGGTAGTTTACCTCACCAAAGCCCTAACCAAAGGTTCTTAGTAATTATTCGTCCTAGGGACTCCGAACTCTGGGGAATTTTTGTGGATGATCTGCCCAATTTGGTGGAGTTACCCGAAGACATGATGCGACCTATCCCGAAGTCTTACCGTCAGGCCAGTGTTCTGGAGATGATATCTCATGCAGCTGTTATACCAAACGAAGCATCTACTCAGAAAATTTTTCTTTTGGATTTACAGCAAGTCGGTGCCTTGACCCCTTAA
- a CDS encoding GAF domain-containing protein, protein MSRLLLSFPYGRHIKKGSLEVFRPNQCHQTNYDWLTISSLTLPIEQSIGRVTTDSIVSEMPSWSAILPLSDVENNETITMSKLDQSKEILTSSSQLNQSSSNGNGKGTPTGLKLHLAVDIEEYCKGERQWLFHLATQMRKAQTSDALLRTTVTEVSQRLRVDRALIFRFQSENRGTVLVESMVGGYTPSQGEYLPVMAFGAENRSAYEQQEVVALNDINDRAVSPFQLQLLERFQVKASLSLPILLDGQLWGLLVVQQCSGSREWQEADISLLYQVVTELRLNLIPMESFTRRREQVKQEKVLAQILATIPPSNVPEIALGNICQELRLFFKADRVVVYRFNRDWSGEFVAESVAEGWVRLLEDQKQNPNLTSADLFSSTRCTVKQIGSVASPNTDTYLKQTQGGGYFKRHQVEQVDDIYGAGFSQCYIETLEKYQTKAYIIAPIFDGEYLWGLFAVYQNSRPRRWQDSDVMLLSLLSNRLSSILKQLDIAAQLQEKSEQLDIAVQGEKIANRLLDKILKSSDINSVFQTATQEIRQQLKCDRVAVYRFNRDWSGEFVAEDVGSGWIPLVGPSIKKVWRDTYLENTEGGRYRHNETLAVDDIYLVGYDQCHIDLLEQFQAKAYVIVPILQGETLWGLLAAYQNNRPRHWQKMEVGILAQIGRQFGVGLQQTEYIEQLRAKSKQLLLASDLEKSAVRVINKIRQSRQLDTIFKTTTIEIRKLLMADRVGLFRFDPDSGYNDGELVSEDVANEYDAMLGKKIHDHCFSEQYSQHYLEGQVHTVADIYNGDLSDCYIELLAQFQVRANLVVPLCKGTELWGLLCIHQCSKPRQWQEYEIDFVKQIALHFEVALQQTEYLAQLEAKSTQVAKTARIERGVVRIINKIGQSRNLDTIFKTTAIEIRKLLQVDRVGVFRFYPNSGFDDGELVSEDVASGYDAMLGIKVNDHCFGEQYAPHYTEGRVQAVADVYNAGLSDCHIELLAQFQVRANLVVPLLQGLQLWGLLCIHQCSKPRQWQEYEIDFAKQIALHFGVALQQLSYLEQVETKSHQLAQAAVRERVVASLSNHLSQSLDVYSIFESITKELRQVLAADRVVIYRFNSDWSGEFVAESVATGWISLITEQETDDRLKVDLTASERCTVTAMSVNSRHHVDTYLQDTKGGDFARGDHFKKVDDIYTMGFAPCYINTLEKFQTKAYLIMPIFQGEKLWGLLAAYQNTEPRQWQDTDVTLMVQISNSLGLALQRSHYLDQVRAQSTQLTKAAQIAQGVTKIVGKLFQSRDANTIYRITTQDVRQLLKCDRVALYQFNPDWTGEFMAEAVTTGWLPWVGADIQAFWPDTYLQDTQGGRYRHRESLAVDDIYTFGYSDDYLETLEQYEVKAYMLAPILIEGTLSGLLGTYQNTGSRDWQEFELNALAQIGVQVGAALQQAEYLAQIQDQSQQLTNAAQREKADKEAVQREVMQLLSAVRPALEGDLTVRAPVTNNEVGTIADAYNNTLQSLRRIVTQVQQASRKVAQTSLDRESNIALLTAQAQQQFMALGQAREHIQTMVNSTEAVGQSAQLVEVAVQTANQTLQQGDAAMNRTVDGILEIRETVAETSKRLKRLSESSQKVSRVVNLISNFTNQTQLLALNAAIEATRAGEYGRGFVVVADEVRSLARQSAEATTEIEQLVQEIQKSTAEVSTAMDKGIQQVAQGTAIVQDTRLTLNAIVDATSQISQLVEGITQATQVQTEEFQSVTTTMTEVAGIANKTSSDAMEISKSFQELLAMAKNLQASADQFKVD, encoded by the coding sequence ATGTCAAGGCTATTACTCAGTTTCCCCTATGGCAGACACATCAAGAAGGGCAGTCTTGAGGTTTTTCGACCAAATCAATGCCATCAAACCAATTATGACTGGTTGACAATCTCCTCACTAACTCTGCCCATTGAACAGTCGATTGGGAGGGTTACTACCGACTCGATTGTCTCTGAGATGCCATCATGGTCGGCAATTTTACCATTATCAGATGTTGAAAACAACGAAACTATAACTATGTCAAAACTTGATCAATCTAAGGAAATACTCACATCTTCGTCCCAACTCAATCAATCATCGAGTAATGGCAATGGCAAAGGGACACCTACCGGGTTGAAGCTCCACCTAGCCGTGGATATTGAGGAATACTGCAAGGGTGAGCGGCAGTGGTTATTCCACCTGGCCACCCAGATGCGCAAAGCACAAACTAGTGATGCCCTGTTGAGAACCACCGTGACTGAGGTTAGTCAGCGTTTACGGGTAGACCGAGCCTTGATTTTTCGCTTCCAGTCGGAGAATCGGGGTACCGTGCTAGTTGAGTCGATGGTGGGTGGCTATACTCCCAGCCAGGGGGAGTACCTGCCGGTGATGGCTTTTGGGGCAGAGAATCGGTCAGCCTATGAGCAACAGGAAGTTGTAGCCCTTAATGATATTAATGACCGGGCTGTTAGTCCGTTTCAACTCCAACTGCTGGAACGATTCCAGGTCAAAGCCAGCTTAAGTCTACCGATTTTGCTCGATGGGCAATTGTGGGGCTTACTAGTGGTACAGCAATGTTCTGGTTCTCGGGAATGGCAGGAAGCTGACATTAGTCTGCTCTACCAAGTTGTTACTGAACTTCGGCTGAATCTGATCCCAATGGAATCTTTTACCCGACGACGAGAGCAGGTGAAGCAAGAAAAGGTCTTGGCTCAAATCTTGGCCACAATTCCACCGTCAAATGTACCGGAGATTGCCCTGGGCAACATTTGTCAAGAACTACGCCTGTTTTTCAAGGCTGATCGGGTAGTGGTTTATCGCTTCAATCGAGACTGGAGTGGTGAATTTGTGGCTGAGTCAGTTGCAGAGGGTTGGGTGAGGCTGCTCGAAGACCAAAAGCAAAATCCTAACCTGACCTCAGCCGATTTATTCTCCTCTACACGCTGTACGGTCAAGCAAATCGGATCCGTTGCCAGCCCCAATACCGATACCTATTTAAAGCAGACACAAGGGGGCGGCTATTTCAAACGTCATCAAGTAGAGCAAGTTGACGACATCTATGGCGCTGGTTTTTCACAGTGCTACATTGAAACCTTAGAAAAATACCAGACCAAGGCTTATATCATAGCCCCAATCTTTGATGGTGAATACCTCTGGGGCTTATTCGCCGTTTACCAGAACTCTCGCCCTCGGCGTTGGCAAGATAGTGACGTCATGCTGCTGTCACTACTCAGTAACCGTCTCAGTAGTATTCTCAAGCAATTGGACATTGCAGCCCAGCTACAGGAGAAATCGGAGCAACTGGATATTGCGGTTCAGGGGGAAAAAATAGCAAATCGCTTGCTTGATAAGATACTTAAGAGTTCCGACATCAACAGTGTTTTTCAGACCGCTACTCAAGAAATCCGGCAGCAGCTGAAGTGCGATCGCGTCGCTGTCTATCGCTTCAATCGAGACTGGAGTGGTGAGTTTGTGGCTGAGGATGTGGGATCCGGTTGGATACCGTTAGTTGGACCGAGTATTAAAAAAGTCTGGCGCGATACCTATTTGGAGAACACCGAAGGCGGTCGGTATCGCCACAATGAAACCTTAGCCGTTGATGACATTTACTTGGTTGGTTACGATCAATGTCACATTGACCTGTTAGAGCAATTTCAGGCTAAAGCTTATGTGATTGTACCGATTCTGCAAGGGGAAACCCTCTGGGGTTTACTCGCAGCTTACCAGAACAATCGCCCTCGTCACTGGCAGAAAATGGAGGTGGGTATACTGGCTCAGATCGGCCGACAATTTGGGGTTGGCCTCCAGCAAACGGAGTATATTGAGCAACTGCGAGCAAAATCCAAGCAACTGCTATTGGCTTCAGACCTAGAAAAATCAGCCGTCAGAGTCATCAACAAAATCCGGCAATCTCGGCAACTGGATACCATTTTCAAGACCACAACCATAGAAATCCGTAAGCTACTGATGGCTGACCGGGTGGGTCTGTTTCGCTTTGACCCTGACTCCGGTTATAACGATGGAGAGTTGGTCTCTGAAGATGTCGCCAATGAGTACGATGCCATGCTGGGTAAGAAGATTCACGACCATTGCTTTAGTGAACAGTATTCCCAGCACTATCTTGAAGGGCAAGTACACACAGTTGCTGATATCTACAATGGGGACCTGAGTGATTGCTACATTGAGCTGCTAGCTCAGTTTCAAGTCCGGGCTAACCTGGTGGTGCCATTGTGTAAAGGCACTGAACTGTGGGGATTGTTGTGCATTCACCAATGCAGTAAGCCCCGTCAATGGCAGGAGTATGAGATTGATTTTGTCAAGCAGATTGCCCTACACTTTGAAGTTGCCCTACAACAAACAGAGTACCTGGCCCAACTAGAGGCAAAATCCACCCAGGTCGCTAAAACCGCACGGATCGAGCGAGGGGTAGTTAGAATCATCAACAAGATCGGTCAGTCTCGAAACCTCGATACCATTTTCAAGACAACCGCTATCGAAATTCGCAAGCTTCTTCAGGTTGACCGGGTGGGTGTATTTCGGTTTTACCCTAACTCTGGCTTTGATGATGGGGAATTGGTATCTGAGGATGTGGCATCAGGCTACGATGCCATGCTAGGAATCAAAGTTAACGACCACTGTTTTGGTGAACAGTATGCCCCTCACTACACTGAAGGACGAGTGCAAGCTGTTGCTGATGTCTACAATGCGGGTTTAAGCGATTGCCATATTGAGCTGCTGGCTCAGTTCCAAGTCCGGGCTAATCTAGTTGTCCCCCTACTTCAAGGACTTCAGTTGTGGGGATTGTTGTGCATTCACCAATGCAGTAAGCCCCGTCAATGGCAGGAGTATGAGATTGATTTTGCCAAGCAGATTGCCCTGCACTTTGGGGTAGCGCTACAGCAATTGAGCTACCTGGAGCAAGTGGAGACCAAATCCCACCAGCTTGCCCAAGCTGCTGTGCGGGAGCGAGTAGTCGCAAGCCTTAGCAACCATTTGTCCCAGTCTTTAGATGTTTACAGTATCTTCGAGAGCATCACCAAAGAGTTACGGCAAGTGTTGGCAGCTGACCGGGTAGTGATCTATCGCTTCAACTCCGACTGGAGTGGTGAGTTTGTGGCTGAATCAGTTGCCACTGGCTGGATTTCCTTGATCACTGAACAAGAAACAGACGACCGCCTGAAGGTGGATCTAACGGCTTCTGAACGCTGCACCGTTACAGCCATGAGTGTTAATTCTCGTCATCATGTTGATACCTACTTGCAAGACACCAAGGGTGGAGACTTCGCCCGAGGTGACCACTTCAAGAAAGTTGATGACATCTACACCATGGGTTTCGCTCCCTGCTACATCAACACTCTCGAAAAATTCCAAACCAAGGCATATCTGATTATGCCGATTTTTCAAGGTGAAAAGCTCTGGGGGCTGCTGGCGGCTTACCAAAATACAGAACCCCGTCAGTGGCAAGATACTGATGTCACCCTGATGGTCCAGATTAGTAATTCCTTGGGATTAGCCTTGCAGCGATCCCATTACCTAGATCAGGTGCGAGCCCAATCTACCCAACTCACCAAAGCGGCTCAAATCGCTCAGGGGGTAACCAAAATAGTCGGTAAGCTATTCCAGTCTCGGGATGCAAATACAATTTATCGTATCACTACCCAAGACGTCCGGCAGCTACTCAAATGCGATCGCGTAGCCCTCTATCAATTTAATCCTGATTGGACTGGGGAGTTTATGGCTGAGGCAGTCACAACCGGTTGGTTGCCATGGGTAGGAGCGGATATCCAAGCCTTCTGGCCCGATACTTATCTACAAGACACCCAGGGAGGTCGGTATCGCCATCGTGAAAGCTTGGCCGTTGATGACATTTACACCTTTGGTTATTCTGACGATTATCTGGAAACCTTGGAGCAATATGAGGTTAAGGCTTATATGCTGGCACCGATTCTGATCGAAGGAACCTTATCGGGTTTACTGGGTACCTACCAAAATACTGGTTCTCGTGACTGGCAAGAGTTTGAACTCAACGCCCTGGCTCAGATTGGGGTGCAAGTAGGGGCAGCCCTGCAACAGGCTGAGTATCTCGCACAAATCCAAGACCAGTCCCAGCAACTGACCAATGCCGCACAACGGGAGAAAGCCGACAAAGAAGCGGTACAGCGGGAGGTAATGCAGTTGCTGTCGGCGGTGCGGCCAGCTCTAGAAGGAGACCTCACCGTCCGAGCTCCGGTAACCAACAATGAAGTCGGTACGATTGCTGATGCCTACAACAACACCTTGCAAAGCCTGCGCCGGATTGTGACTCAAGTCCAGCAAGCCTCCAGGAAAGTTGCCCAAACTTCTCTTGACAGGGAATCAAACATTGCTTTGCTCACAGCCCAAGCCCAGCAACAATTTATGGCTCTTGGTCAAGCCAGAGAGCACATCCAGACCATGGTTAATTCTACAGAAGCTGTCGGTCAGAGTGCTCAACTCGTCGAAGTGGCAGTCCAAACCGCTAACCAAACCCTCCAACAAGGGGATGCAGCCATGAACCGTACCGTAGATGGAATTCTCGAAATCCGGGAGACAGTGGCAGAAACCAGCAAACGGCTCAAGCGCCTGAGCGAATCCTCCCAGAAAGTTTCGAGGGTAGTAAACCTGATTAGCAACTTTACTAATCAAACCCAATTGCTAGCCTTGAATGCAGCCATTGAAGCCACCAGGGCCGGTGAGTATGGACGGGGTTTTGTCGTTGTTGCCGATGAAGTGCGTTCTCTAGCCCGTCAGTCAGCGGAAGCCACCACTGAGATTGAGCAGTTGGTGCAAGAGATCCAGAAGAGTACTGCTGAGGTGTCTACAGCCATGGATAAAGGTATTCAACAGGTTGCCCAAGGAACTGCAATAGTACAAGATACCCGTCTAACTCTCAATGCCATTGTTGACGCCACCAGCCAAATCAGCCAGCTCGTAGAGGGTATTACCCAAGCCACCCAGGTACAGACCGAAGAGTTCCAATCCGTGACCACTACCATGACTGAGGTGGCAGGAATTGCCAACAAGACTTCTTCCGATGCCATGGAAATTTCTAAGTCTTTCCAAGAACTCCTAGCCATGGCGAAGAATCTTCAAGCCAGTGCTGACCAGTTTAAGGTTGATTAG
- a CDS encoding response regulator yields MTNDPKIREQSYRYFLHEAPELLQVLENDLLSLSEHYSINKVNNLMRTTHTLKGAAASIGLETIATVAHSLEDVFKALFNPDLSIDPEIEALLFQAYECLRLPLTTKLTGGQIDDTEVKNRTAAVVAQLQEKLGDCFGLESHLPTSVELGFDVTQSIFEVGVSQGLDLIQAALNSNNPTEISITVRNQADIFLGLGESLNLPGFAAIAKNAIAALDNHPDQVVTIAKTALCDFVAAQTAVLEGDRTQGGQPSMLLQQLADLRCSIPNSQLTIQNESSVLGNGKEQKEADTQYIVIDNWSSLDSFIESFPNPKLSNSDPEKDLNPVEPRVEEGECFVNNYDGNTQGKFSHDYEFINNIIEPKLIHYYYQKQHNEDNEDNKNNTKKEERQDNQTTLSSSSSSSSSSPPPQSSPSSVIHPESKRRKQSHLVEMIWGGSTPLDHQTSDQSKELQRSDLRDIDVWDREIASPEQEVGTEKNFVLHNMGMIDADNEKKEQGQDPEVITDEIIPPIGNAKNSPLNSSHLAITPSNQHPSTPSSRDLSGTVRINIEHLEYLNYTIGELLTNQNRQLLENEQLLRAVRVLLNRIDQHQQVLEQLQDWYDRLFILTQQKQIRKRLQLSKFNVEGLNKNFATDPNLSFSSYPWAEKTLQVSKFKVEGFLENFATNPNPTANLGQKATLRSQPHNLQPHNLQPHNLQPHNLQPHNLQPHNLQPHNLQPHNLLDTDYFDHLELKRYSTPELLIQSVVEDAIQLTEAAHDIELFTTQSSKTLEQQRRLLTNHRDVLMDARMLPLGEIFSRFPPVLKQLSASHHKLVELKISGNDVLVDKVVAQKLYDPLLHLVRNAFDHGIETPAVRQQQGKPETGLIEISAGHRGRHLVIEVFDDGPGLNFERIRQLAVERELINLEQSNSLSEAQLRNLLFEPGFSTVSGVNNLSGRGVGLDIVLNQVKALRGSVMVDSAPHQGTRFRLQIPLSLTIDKLLLCQAGNQVYGLITDQVSQIIIPEEHQLRSWEDGKILHLGKGSDQQLVKVYQLGQVLDYSSVANPFSVTHPHQPVVPLQTIRPIIVIHYQDQLVGLEVDQLLGDQELVIRPLGTMIVPPPYVNGGSILADGRLTLVLDGTELIQYLSDQQTDASQRLQVGTFKVESLNSDEATEPMETLSRKQLPPSLVEPFWVRHQPKVLLVDDSITLRQTLAMTLEKNGYHVFQAQDGYEGIEQLQHQTDIQLVICDIEMPRMNGFEFLKHCQLDPALVDIPVVILTSRSNDKHRLIASQLGAKAYITKPYLEHKLLTTVTDVVEPI; encoded by the coding sequence ATGACTAATGACCCAAAAATTCGTGAGCAAAGCTATCGCTACTTTCTCCATGAAGCACCGGAACTGCTGCAAGTCTTGGAAAACGATTTGCTGAGTTTGTCAGAACACTATAGCATCAATAAAGTCAACAACTTGATGCGCACTACCCATACCCTTAAAGGCGCAGCAGCTAGCATTGGCTTGGAAACAATTGCCACTGTCGCTCACTCCTTGGAGGATGTTTTCAAAGCTCTGTTTAACCCCGACTTGTCCATTGATCCAGAAATTGAAGCCTTACTGTTTCAAGCTTATGAGTGTCTCCGCCTACCTCTAACCACTAAACTCACAGGGGGGCAAATCGATGACACCGAAGTCAAGAATCGAACTGCTGCTGTTGTTGCCCAACTCCAAGAGAAGCTGGGGGACTGTTTTGGTCTCGAATCCCATCTGCCCACCTCAGTAGAATTGGGCTTCGACGTCACCCAGTCCATTTTTGAAGTGGGGGTTAGCCAAGGGTTAGACTTAATCCAAGCTGCCCTAAATAGTAACAATCCCACTGAAATCAGCATCACAGTTCGCAACCAAGCAGACATTTTCTTGGGGTTAGGGGAATCCCTTAATTTACCAGGGTTTGCCGCTATTGCCAAAAATGCGATCGCAGCCCTAGACAACCATCCCGATCAGGTGGTCACCATTGCCAAGACGGCTTTGTGTGATTTCGTTGCAGCACAAACAGCGGTGCTAGAAGGGGATAGGACTCAAGGCGGTCAACCTTCTATGCTTCTGCAACAACTAGCTGACCTAAGGTGTTCAATTCCAAATTCACAATTGACAATTCAAAATGAATCTTCTGTCTTGGGCAACGGCAAAGAACAAAAAGAAGCTGATACACAATACATTGTGATAGATAACTGGTCTTCCCTGGATTCATTCATCGAGTCATTCCCCAATCCCAAGTTGAGTAATAGTGACCCAGAAAAAGACCTTAATCCGGTTGAGCCCAGAGTAGAAGAAGGAGAATGTTTTGTTAATAATTATGATGGTAACACTCAAGGTAAATTCTCCCATGATTATGAATTTATTAACAATATTATAGAACCAAAACTGATTCATTATTATTATCAAAAACAGCACAACGAAGACAATGAAGATAATAAAAACAATACGAAAAAAGAAGAAAGACAAGATAACCAAACAACATTATCTTCTTCTTCTTCATCTTCCTCTTCTTCCCCCCCTCCCCAATCCTCTCCTTCTTCCGTTATTCATCCAGAATCTAAAAGAAGGAAACAGTCCCACCTTGTGGAGATGATCTGGGGAGGGTCAACCCCACTAGATCACCAAACCTCTGATCAAAGTAAAGAGTTGCAGAGGTCAGACCTTCGAGATATAGATGTCTGGGATAGAGAGATAGCGTCCCCTGAGCAAGAAGTCGGCACAGAAAAAAATTTTGTTTTGCACAACATGGGGATGATTGATGCAGATAATGAAAAGAAAGAACAAGGACAAGATCCTGAAGTTATCACAGACGAGATCATACCCCCAATAGGCAACGCCAAAAATTCCCCTCTAAACTCTTCCCATCTCGCCATAACTCCCTCCAACCAACATCCCAGCACGCCATCATCTAGGGATCTATCTGGTACTGTGCGGATAAATATTGAGCATCTAGAATACCTGAATTACACAATTGGGGAATTACTAACCAACCAAAACCGCCAGTTGCTCGAAAATGAACAACTGCTGCGGGCAGTGCGAGTACTCCTTAATCGTATCGACCAACATCAGCAAGTGCTCGAGCAACTGCAAGATTGGTACGACCGCCTGTTTATTTTGACGCAACAAAAGCAGATTAGGAAAAGGTTGCAGCTTAGCAAGTTTAACGTTGAAGGTTTAAACAAAAACTTTGCTACCGACCCCAATCTTAGTTTTTCTTCCTACCCTTGGGCAGAAAAAACGTTGCAGGTTAGCAAGTTTAAAGTTGAAGGTTTTTTGGAAAACTTTGCTACCAACCCCAATCCTACTGCCAACCTTGGCCAAAAGGCCACCCTACGCTCTCAACCTCATAACCTTCAACCTCATAACCTTCAACCTCATAACCTTCAACCTCATAACCTTCAACCTCATAACCTTCAACCTCATAACCTTCAACCTCATAACCTTCAACCTCATAACCTTCTTGATACAGACTATTTCGATCACCTGGAACTAAAGCGTTATAGTACACCCGAGCTTCTGATTCAGTCAGTTGTAGAAGACGCTATACAATTAACAGAAGCTGCCCATGACATTGAGCTGTTCACCACCCAATCCAGTAAGACTCTCGAACAACAACGTCGGTTGTTAACCAACCATCGTGATGTCTTGATGGACGCCCGGATGTTGCCTTTAGGGGAAATATTTAGTCGTTTCCCCCCTGTCCTCAAGCAGTTGTCCGCCTCCCACCATAAGCTGGTTGAGCTGAAAATTTCTGGTAATGATGTTTTAGTGGATAAAGTTGTTGCCCAGAAGTTGTACGACCCCCTGCTGCATCTTGTGCGTAATGCTTTTGACCACGGGATTGAGACTCCTGCTGTACGGCAACAACAGGGCAAACCAGAAACAGGATTAATTGAAATCAGTGCTGGCCATCGGGGCAGACATTTGGTGATTGAAGTCTTTGATGACGGTCCAGGGTTGAATTTTGAACGGATTCGCCAACTAGCAGTAGAACGTGAACTGATTAACCTCGAACAGAGTAATAGTCTCAGTGAGGCTCAGCTGAGGAATTTGTTGTTTGAACCAGGCTTTTCCACTGTCTCTGGGGTGAATAACCTCTCTGGACGTGGTGTTGGTCTTGATATTGTCCTAAACCAGGTCAAAGCTCTGAGGGGTTCGGTAATGGTTGATTCTGCTCCCCACCAAGGCACCAGATTTAGACTACAAATTCCCCTGAGTTTAACCATAGATAAGTTACTCCTGTGTCAGGCTGGGAACCAAGTTTATGGTTTGATCACTGATCAAGTCTCCCAAATTATCATTCCTGAGGAACACCAGCTCCGAAGTTGGGAAGATGGTAAAATCCTTCACTTGGGAAAGGGCAGTGATCAGCAACTGGTTAAAGTCTACCAACTTGGGCAAGTCCTAGATTATTCCTCTGTGGCAAATCCATTCTCGGTAACCCATCCCCATCAACCTGTTGTTCCTCTTCAGACGATTAGACCAATCATTGTGATCCATTACCAAGATCAGCTTGTCGGTCTGGAAGTAGACCAACTGTTGGGAGACCAGGAGTTGGTGATTCGTCCTTTGGGCACAATGATTGTGCCACCCCCCTATGTCAATGGGGGCAGTATTCTAGCAGATGGTCGGTTGACACTGGTGCTGGATGGGACTGAATTGATCCAGTACCTGTCTGACCAACAGACCGATGCCAGTCAAAGGTTACAGGTTGGCACATTTAAGGTTGAAAGCTTAAACTCAGACGAAGCCACCGAACCGATGGAAACCCTTTCGCGAAAGCAGCTTCCACCTTCATTAGTTGAACCGTTCTGGGTCAGACATCAGCCAAAGGTACTTCTGGTAGATGACTCGATCACCCTGCGCCAAACTCTAGCCATGACCTTAGAAAAGAATGGCTATCACGTGTTTCAAGCCCAGGATGGTTATGAAGGTATTGAGCAACTACAGCATCAGACAGACATACAGTTGGTAATCTGTGATATTGAGATGCCTCGCATGAATGGGTTTGAGTTTCTCAAACACTGTCAGCTTGACCCAGCTTTGGTAGATATTCCTGTCGTGATCCTCACATCCCGCAGTAACGATAAACACCGCTTGATTGCTTCACAGTTAGGGGCCAAGGCTTATATCACTAAGCCCTATTTGGAACACAAATTGTTGACAACAGTAACCGATGTTGTTGAGCCCATTTAA